DNA sequence from the Puntigrus tetrazona isolate hp1 chromosome 2, ASM1883169v1, whole genome shotgun sequence genome:
gtcaaatacataaatggcattttaaaacatgttacaGTGCAAAACAGCCATTCTATATTGTAATCATTTCACAATATTGGTGTTTTAACTATTTGTAAGCACATAAAAGCAGATTTTGTGAGCAGTAGGGACTcgttatgttttaaaacatttgacaagCAGCGTCTTTGGAAAACAAGGCAGTCGCGTCGTAGCCATGAGGACAGAAGACATGTAAATGCTTTGTAAGGGATTACCTGTAGATAGGCAGAGGAAGGTAGTTTTCTCCTTCTATGCGGATGTCTGGGTACCGCTGGTACAAAGCCTGCGTGTACTCCTCAAACACCCGCTTGTATCCTCAGGAGACactgcagaaaacaaacaagacgATGAAGGCACACCTTGAGAGTCTTTGGTTCACAACCAAAAGCTGGCGTGAAATACGACTATTAATACGAGGTTTGATTTCCATTTCAGATTATGATAAATCACGTACCATTGGGGAGCAGATGTTACCGCAGTCTCAGTTCGGCTTTACGAATCCATAAAGGCCGCATTATTAAACGCGCAGCGTCTCAAATGACTAAGTGCAAgcacgcatacatatacactaATGGGCTAATCCTCAAATGACAGCGCTCCACTTAACACCGGATTACCAGGCCGATTATAACATCCTGCTGAGATTGACTACTTTTTGCGCCATATGAGACAAATTAACGCTTCTATCACATTACACTTCTAGTACGCGTGGTTAAAACCTCTGCAGGGTTAATTACGTCGAACCTATCAACACATTCAATGTCATACACCGGTCGGCCTGTTCCGGGGACGCACCGACCGACGACAAGAAGATATATACAAACTCTCACTCACCAAATCTGGAATTTGAGAAGTGGACCCGTGGCAAATTGAACCTTCATTTTCTTTACGCCGCTGTTATCCGCAGAGGCACTGTAAAGAAAACAGGCCCATAATATTACCACCGAGAGAGGTAACAAACGCATCTTCCCCCACGACGATTGTTAAGTGAACTGAAAGCAGGAAGTGGTGTAGTAAATTTCATACGGGTAATCCAGGAAGCCACGCTGCGATTGGTTGGAGACTGCTTGATGTAGGGTCACACATTTCGACGAAGAACGTCTCAACGAACCcgttcataaaaataaataataataataataataataataataataataataataataataataataataataattattataatattattattattattattattattaataataataataataataataataataataataataatctgtacCGCatcatcttttaaataataaacgtTAAATGGTTCTGGTTTCTTCCCCACAAATATCTATTAACAAACATGATAAAGCCagcaagtttaaaaataaaattgtaaataattgtcttaaagttttttttttttacatttttgactaAGATCTCTCcgtttaaatatgtatatatatgtctttataaatatttatatatgtatataaatatgttttgtctttgatgaggatgaaaaaaaatatttgaaagtctGTAAACTGTCATTCTTGAGGAGTGGTGAAAAAACAGGGTACAATTATGTATCTTAGGTAGGCGACTGAGCTATGCTTTGTTTCAGCCTCCCAACTTTAACGAAAACCTTTTATCTTGGactttgtaaaataatttcaatggCAATGGGACTAATAGATTTTgtataataagaagaaaattAAAGGGGATAACTGTGttaaatatattctatttttaatcgctctaatatatatatatatatatatatatatatatatatatatatatatatatatatatatatatatatatatatatatatatatatatatatatattaagcgATTCATTGGACGATCTCAAGTGAAAATAACAATTTCTTGCTATTTGCAGAATAAATGTTACACTACTGGCAGTTTTAAACCAAAACTATATATCCAAGtagacacacaaatataaaaaagaacatCACAGACATTGTGCAAGAAGCCAAAATTTATATCTAAGGTCTTTATCAATATAAACGTTTAAATCGGTTTCTATGATACATTACAGATACAGACATACAgcgttttttaaaaagctgggCGGTCCAAGAGTCGGTCCATTTACGATCTTCCTGTGTGGGCGGAGCTTACATTCCGAGTACGTAGCACTGATCAGTGGTACGTAGACAAAAATCGACGTAGTTTTCTCCTCATCCTCACTAGTTTGCGTTCGTCATATTTGTGACCGTCTCCAGCTCACTTTCACAACCCACCAGCGTCTGCAACGATGGTCGCCAAACAGAGGATTCGCATGGCCAACGAGAAACACAGCAAAAACATCACCCAGAGAGGCAACGTCAAATCATCGGTAAGACAACTCTTCGAGGCGTTCGATAGCGTATCAACAGAAGCGAAACGAACCTCACGTTATTCAACGACTTAGAGAAAGTAAAATTAAAGTTCGGTTAAACCTATAAATATAGGCAAGTGCTAGCTTTGaagtaaaatattgtttcttaTTACCTTTTTGATAAATCCCACTGCACTGCTACAatcaaatgaaaactaaaactgtATTTACGCAGAAAAACGTCAGTGATGATAAAGTTTCGGTGGGACCCTGGCTCTTGGCGCTTTTCATCTTTGTGGTCTGCGGTTCAGGTGAGTAACCAATAcaacaacgaaaaaaaaaaaaacaagccatcTGTCATGTCTCACGTCAAATAATAGACGCACTCAattaaatggtattttatttttatgccgGCATGTGTTGCACTTTCCGTTTAGCCCAAGGTAGGTAGACAAAGCTGACCTCCGCTCATTTTTTTTGGCACACACCGAGAAACCTTGCACTGTAGTGAAGGCCGAGATAATAATGCACACTATTTACACGGACAAGGCTGGACTGATAGGGTGACTTTATCTGCTTATTTTCAACACGTGGATCTGCAGGTGTTGTTACTCTCAAACAGCACTGAAGAACAGTTCCAACAGCCGCTTAAGTACTCCCAGGAAGAGCCAGCTGGAGGCTTTAAAACGTGTGTAGCCTTTTTGACAATGTCATAAACGGCTCCGTCTAGGTCTGATGTGCGGCACATGATTTGGCCCGGGCTGCTGCCAGCTCTCACCGAGTTTTACCCCGTTGCTTTCGAGAATCTGTTTGCTTTGATCAAATGACATTGTCCTTGCATGTCATCTCGCACTCTGTTTGTTTGCCctcactttgtttttttttttacggtttcGCAATCTTTTTTATCCGATTCAATCCACAAAAGCATACTTTTCAATTAGTTATTTGGAAATACGTTTACTTTTATAGTAAGGATAAATGACCACTAGCACAGTGACCCATTATATACCTTCAGCTGGCACTAATGTTTAGATTGACTTCAACAAACCTTTTCCAAAAGCTGGAATGTAAACCATCTGTAATGtcactcttttttttcaccAGCAATATTCCAGATCATTCAGAGCATTCGAATGGGCATGTAAAGAGGACCAATGATGTCTCAAGCATCCACTCCTTGCCAGCGACTTTGCCAAGGAGCCTCTCTTCAAGGCTTTTGCAGATTTCATTGATTAATCTTCTATGAGGTGCAACAATCCTATCATTCCTCTCTGGTGCCTTGTTaatgaagaaaacacaaaaagccaTAAAACTTCATTCCGATCAATTGTAatgttgttttctgtcaatCTACCTTGATGTTGTGTAAAAAAATCTTGACGCGTCACGAGCAGTGATGTGATTCGTCATTCCTGATTTCTCGTTCGTTCTTGAAGTAATTTTGCAGAAATTATTTAACgtcttttttaagtttttctgGCCCCAAAAACAGCCATTTTGAAGTTTGCACAAAATAGAGTATTAGGAAATGAAAAGCCAGCCAGCGAATCCCAAAAATGTGTCTCTTTTCACACAtcgtattattttttttctttcacttgttttctttgtaatttaataGCTGCCTCCTTTCTTGAATACGGAACTTATCCTGAATAATTTAGTTCTCTGGCACATAATCTTGTGGTTGTGGTAATGTTTGCCATAATAGAATAAGGCTTAGCAAATCGGCTTTTTCAGAATTGACGATGTTACATACTGTATGCTATGAAAAGAGGAAAGTAAAGAGGAAAAGAGCtggactaaaataaaatgtttataaatgacaTGCATTGTGTGCGCGTTTTTTGGAAGTTATCCGCTAAGCTCAGCTGAAATTTACAAGAATCTTAAAATGTTTGTCGTTTAACCAACAGGTTATAAGGTTTGAGATTACATTATATCGATTCTTATATTTATTAGCAGTAAAGAAAAGTAGCGTAAGGGTGTAACATGAAACAAACCATTTTTAAGCTGTTTAACCTGGCTTAAAAGAACTAAAAATAAGGAACCATGTTCTCAACGGAAATTTGCTGATTATAGTCTTTGTGGGAAAACGGTTACAATGATTCGTTACTTTAGTTGGCATGTGGAGATAAGCAGTGCCAAAGGCGGCAACATTAATCAAAGGTTCACAATGGGAGTCAATACAGAGTTGATTGCATTTCAAGGTATGAATGTAGTTCATTTTggtatcttaaaaaaaaaaaaaaaaaaaagtagcattaaaaatgttttctgtttttttttattttattattattattatttttatttgtaaaacgaaatgctgtgtgttttaaattttatatatatttaaaatatttagtttacttaatattaaatgttctgTACTTTAAGACTGTTTaggattgaaaaaaataaaatgttaaatatacgCAAGACATAAAAATTTTTTCAGTTAAGTGCTGAATAATTCTAAACcgaaccaacaaaagagcaggAACCGTCTTTATGCACTAATTGCATCCACAAACAGTCTCCGGAAGGTGGCGGTGTGGCGCCATCAGTTTTCTTTTACTCTCTATCGGCTGCGAAGAAGAGCGGAACCGCTGTTGTCAGAGATGTTGCTGTGGATACGTGAAGTTTACGACTCTCAAAGTCAGGtgagaaaattaatatttacaattattttatttgaaatcgagttatttgctgcttaattcTGTGAGGGAAAACCTTGGGTGAAAGTTATGCGCGGGAACGTTTATTACGGCAGTTTCGGAGTGGATTAACGTTAGCAAAcacaggaaaaatatttttttagtcattttgacgCAGCTGTGTCACGTTAGCATACACTTAGCATGAACACCAGCTTTTCTAGTTAGCAGAGTAAGAAAGGGTAAGagggtgttttttctttttatttaatgaggGGTTTGTGGATCAACTagtattttaactatttaatgtTTGTTGATTGATTTCAcataagttttatatatttattaatcacataagtcaaatatatatatatatatatatatatatatatatatatatatatatatatatgtgtgtgtgtgtgtgtgtgtcagatgtaCCTTTGATGTGCATTCAGTTCAGCAAGCATAGTGTCTTAAACATATCTTCAATTAAAATATGGGcaattaaacatgtatttattaaaaatgctttacgTAAGTCATagaataaatgtactttttaagaTGAATCTCTGTTTCCTGGGATTCTGCTTTTTCATTCTTTGACAAAACACTTTcttgacaaaacacaacagcgCAGTTGATTTagtatgttatataatataaaatatatcgtATTTAATAGGAATATGTACAATTAACAGGATcattattaaatacacattttaatagcagtatattattatatagaagGGGTGAGAACCAGAAGTGACATTTCACCAGCTTTACAAtagagccatttttttttaccatagtTTGATCTGACTTTTGatcttctttattatttttaatactaatgTGTGCATTCATCTGTGTCAGGGACAGTACTTTTACCAATAAAAAGGCTTATTAAGAGCcttcatttgattttatataaaatctcaGTTTCACCAAAATTGTCACTTACGCCTTCTAGTTCTCGCCCTGGATATtatgcattaacattaatatctacatataaatataaacatagttGATACAATCTTTAACAAAGTGGGCGGGGTTGACTTTTACTTTAACCATTCCCTGCTGGTGGAGTGACCTGTCCAACTCGATCAGAGTCTTTAGCCATCTTTAAGAAGGGCTAAATACAATTGCCATGAtgactaaaataacaaatgtttctaTCAGTTTCCAGCTGATCATCCTGCACGTACTAAACTTGTATTTAAACATTGTaattcaaaagtaaaagtacGTTAGGAGGGCATCTTACCATTCACAGGTGTCGTATCAGTGAACGGTCTTTTGCAGGTATGTACAATGGAGAAGTTCtcatgtgtttatttcttttgtctttgtgCACCTAAAGGCTTTTTAGGATGTCCCCATCATTGATTGGCGTTTAGAGCCACTTTCCACCATGCTGCAAGCAGAGACCCTCCAACTTCTGTGCCTCACAGCCTCCAGCGGGTTCCCTCTGTTCTCACGAGGCTCCGCAAAGCAGCTTCCCTTTTCCATCATCGGCTCCCTCAATGGCGTCCATATGTTCGGCGCCGGTCACGGGGCTCAGTTGGCGAGCTGTGAGACGGATCGAGGGAGCCGCGTGGTTTGGGGGGTGTTTCAGGAGAGCCTGATGCTGATCGCGGTGAGTGGCGGCGGAGGCTCCGCCATCAGCGAGCTGCAGCTGCGCCGCCTGCTGGAGAACGTGTGGAACTGCATGGTCCTGGTCCTGGGACGGGACGAGCTGGCAAACATACGCAATGTGGAGCGGATAAACGAGAGTTGCGCTCTTGTTACCGCCTGATCGACGTGCTCCTGGAACGCGTTAATGACGAGCAGGGATTTATGGGAGAGCTGACACAGTGCGCCGATTGTTTGCTTCTCCCACTCCGGCTTGCTTCGGGATGTCTTAGACTCTTCGCTCAAGCAGCGGAGAGCGAAATTTGGCTGCCTGCTGGTGCACGGCCGCGTGGCACAAGCCACGGAGAAGTGGTGGTCGCGGCTGACGTCCCAGGAAGTTGTTCTGCTCTCAGCCTTGGTGCAGTCGCTTTCTGGAGCGTCTTCGTGCGACTACCCCGTCTTCCTTCCCCAAGGTAGTCCCACCGTCGCTATTCGCTTGCTCAGTTTCCAGCTACTTCCTGGGGTTCACGTGTGCGTCCTATGTGGCCCCAAACCCTCTTTGTGCAAAGCAGAGAATGAGCTCATCGGTCGTTTTTGGTCCACTTTTGCAGAGAACCTGCGTAGCTGTTTGGAGCAGGCCAAACATTCTACTCTTCCCCCGTCTGTTAGCCTTCGCTGGgacgtccaggcgcttctcCTCATCAACCGCGAATCTCGCCGCGCCGTCACCGTCTGTCCTCGTGTCCGCGGTGGTGCTCCTTCGGGGGCTACGCCTCTCCTCTCATCGGGCAGGCGCTTGGAGCTCCTCCGCCTCTTTTATACGTTTGCCGTCACTCGATATTTTACCTGTCAGGAGGCATCGGTTTCTTCGACTACCTCGGAGGGTTTCTCTCAGGGTTTTACCCACGTCCCTGTGCAGTGTTACCTCGTCACAGACGAGTGTAAATGTTATGGCCTGCAGAGTTCCCAACACCAGCTCTTCATCCTCATGGATCTCTCTGTGCCCACGTTTGCACTCCGTACTGTGGCTACACAGACTCTCTCAGCGGTTACTGCTGCAACTGGTTTTTAAGGGCACTAGTTTGGACATGTATGGGTCACTGAACCAAACTTACTGGATTTGCAAAAATGAACAGCTCATTAAGGATAGTTCACATAAATCATTGTTATCTTAACCTCATGTCCTTTTTACGAGCTCCTAAAAATGGTTCATACAATGACAGCCATTGTTCGAAACAACAGTGAatcacatttagaaaaaaaatggcaagaCATTCTACTTATCTTCTTTTGAGTTCCACACATGAAAGAAAGGCATGCAGATATGGAGGACATGGGGGTTAGTAAAGGATGACAAgtaaactatccttttaaatagTCACTGGCAATTTCTCGTTGTGTTCTTTAAATTAAAGCTTGTGCCTTATTGCATATTAATCAAAAGAAGACTTTTTGTTAACGCTTTACAACAAGATTCAGTTTGAGCTAACAATGAACTACGATatccatttattaatattaattaccgTATCGTTATTTTTGCATCTACTAGTACCTTTTAAAAGAAGTTTAGAGTATAAATTAAACCTATAACACATGCTTTATGCGTAAGtattattcattgttattttgtgATGCTTAATGTATTAAGTACGTTAACAAattgaaccttattgtaaagtgttgctAATATTTCTTTACAGGATACAAACGAATGTGATTCTAGAACGTCAATCAAAATATAGACTCAAGAGCACTTAATGACTACTGTATAACTGTATATGTGTAGCACTCACACTGTGTGCATTGCTGTGTTGTTATGAAACATGGATGGGAAATGTGTTTGGCGTTAAAGGccaactaaatattattttcgaGAGCTGTGTATGTTAATATTCACTTggtgaac
Encoded proteins:
- the LOC122325097 gene encoding LOW QUALITY PROTEIN: protein fuzzy homolog (The sequence of the model RefSeq protein was modified relative to this genomic sequence to represent the inferred CDS: inserted 3 bases in 2 codons) — encoded protein: MLQAETLQLLCLTASSGFPLFSRGSAKQLPFSIIGSLNGVHMFGAGHGAQLASCETDRGSRVVWGVFQESLMLIAVSGGGGSAISELQLRRLLENVWNCMVLVLGRDELANIRNVERXKRELRSCYRLIDVLLERVNDEQGFMGELTQCADCLLXSHSGLLRDVLDSSLKQRRAKFGCLLVHGRVAQATEKWWSRLTSQEVVLLSALVQSLSGASSCDYPVFLPQGSPTVAIRLLSFQLLPGVHVCVLCGPKPSLCKAENELIGRFWSTFAENLRSCLEQAKHSTLPPSVSLRWDVQALLLINRESRRAVTVCPRVRGGAPSGATPLLSSGRRLELLRLFYTFAVTRYFTCQEASVSSTTSEGFSQGFTHVPVQCYLVTDECKCYGLQSSQHQLFILMDLSVPTFALRTVATQTLSAVTAATGF
- the LOC122325174 gene encoding stress-associated endoplasmic reticulum protein 1-like; translation: MVAKQRIRMANEKHSKNITQRGNVKSSKNVSDDKVSVGPWLLALFIFVVCGSAIFQIIQSIRMGM